Proteins encoded within one genomic window of Rossellomorea vietnamensis:
- the nusG gene encoding transcription termination/antitermination protein NusG, translating into MEKNWYVVHTYSGYENKVKANLEKRVETMGMQDKIFRVIVPEEEETDYKNGKKKVIKKKVFPGYVIVEIVMTDDSWYVVRNTPGVTGFVGSSGSGSKPTPLLPEEVTNLLKQMGMTEKKVEIDFELGETVRVNEGPFANFTGSIEEIDNAKAKVKVHVNMFGRDTPVELDFSQIDKL; encoded by the coding sequence ATGGAGAAGAATTGGTATGTAGTCCATACTTATTCAGGATACGAGAATAAGGTGAAAGCGAACCTTGAGAAGCGTGTTGAAACGATGGGGATGCAGGATAAGATCTTCCGCGTGATCGTGCCTGAAGAAGAAGAGACGGATTATAAGAATGGCAAGAAGAAAGTAATTAAGAAGAAGGTATTCCCCGGTTATGTGATCGTGGAAATCGTCATGACGGATGATTCATGGTATGTTGTCCGAAACACACCTGGAGTGACCGGTTTCGTCGGTTCATCAGGCTCAGGGTCAAAACCTACACCATTATTGCCGGAAGAAGTAACAAACCTTCTGAAACAAATGGGCATGACAGAGAAAAAGGTAGAGATCGACTTCGAATTAGGAGAAACAGTAAGGGTGAACGAAGGTCCGTTTGCGAACTTCACCGGCTCGATCGAAGAGATTGACAATGCTAAAGCAAAAGTGAAGGTACACGTTAATATGTTTGGTAGAGATACCCCGGTAGAACTGGATTTCTCCCAAATTGATAAATTATAA
- the rplK gene encoding 50S ribosomal protein L11 produces the protein MAKKVIKMVKLQIPAGKANPAPPVGPALGQAGVNIMGFCKEFNARTADQAGLIIPVEITVFEDRSFTFITKTPPAAVLLKKAAGIESGSGEPNSKKVATLKRDKVREIAETKMPDLNAASVESAMRMVEGTARSMGIVIED, from the coding sequence GTGGCTAAAAAAGTTATCAAAATGGTTAAATTGCAGATTCCTGCCGGTAAAGCTAATCCAGCTCCACCAGTTGGTCCTGCACTAGGTCAAGCAGGTGTTAACATCATGGGATTCTGTAAGGAATTCAATGCTCGTACAGCAGATCAAGCTGGCTTAATCATTCCTGTTGAAATCACGGTATTTGAAGACCGTTCATTTACATTCATCACAAAAACTCCACCCGCTGCTGTTCTTCTTAAGAAAGCTGCAGGTATCGAGTCTGGTTCAGGCGAACCAAACAGCAAGAAAGTGGCAACACTTAAACGCGATAAAGTACGTGAAATTGCTGAAACAAAAATGCCTGACTTAAATGCAGCTAGTGTTGAATCAGCTATGCGCATGGTAGAAGGAACTGCACGCAGCATGGGTATCGTCATCGAAGACTAA